GCGCAGCCCAGGGCGCCGAGAGATGAGCGCTATCAGAAATATTGTTAGACAAAATCGCTTGACACTATCGTCTGATAGGTTTAGGCTTCGCTGCAGGCTGGTCTTGCCGGCCCCTGGCTACGCTCACGCACCCCACCTGGCGTTCGTGCCCCGCTCCACTGGCGGAGCGGTCGGGCGCTCATCGTGCCGCAGGCGTTTGCCCAAAGGGGGGCAGGCAATGGCGACTCTCGCTCGTGGTGTGGCGGCTCCGCGAACGCTGGCGCACCGGCTCCGGACGCCCCGGTACGCCGGCTATCTGCTGGTCTTGCCGGCCATCATCTACGTCCTGGCGCTGATCGGCTTCCCGCTGCTGCTCGGCATCTGGTACAGCCTGACCAACACGACGGTCGCCGCCCCTGGCCACTTCGTGGGCCTCCAGAACTTCGTCGACGTAGCGCGCGACCCGACGTTCAAGCTGGCCGTGCGGAACACCCTCATCATCGGGGTGGTGGCGACGGCCGCCAAGATCACCCTCAGCGTGGCGCTGGCCTTCCTGATGCTCGGAGCGTTCCCGGGGCGCGGCATCCTGCGGGTGCTGTTCGTGCTCCCCTGGACCATCCCGATTGCCCTCTCGACCATCGCCTACAAGTGGATGTTCCACTCCCAGTACAGCGTCATCAACTGGATGCTGATCAACGTCGGCATCCTGGATCAGGGCATCCAGTGGCTGG
This genomic stretch from Chloroflexota bacterium harbors:
- a CDS encoding sugar ABC transporter permease, with amino-acid sequence MATLARGVAAPRTLAHRLRTPRYAGYLLVLPAIIYVLALIGFPLLLGIWYSLTNTTVAAPGHFVGLQNFVDVARDPTFKLAVRNTLIIGVVATAAKITLSVALAFLMLGAFPGRGILRVLFVLPWTIPIALSTIAYKWMFHSQYSVINWMLINVGILDQGIQWLGTPIPAMAAVIFVSTWRAVPFGAITVLAGLTAIPTDVIEAARIDGAGWWARFVKVIVPIIAPILFIALLFDLIFTLTELTVVFILTGGGPVDQTQVLANYALQVGVSGTQLGQGAAIALYLLPVLLVLTVLSLRHIGKREGM